Below is a genomic region from Oscarella lobularis chromosome 14, ooOscLobu1.1, whole genome shotgun sequence.
ACCTTGAGTCGGTACACATCGTCATAGCGGAGAACGTCTCCCTtttcaaaagacgacgaaatgtcTTCATTTGCGAGAATGCAAGAATACTATAAACCCAACGCAATCACACGTACTGTACACATCACAATGGACCGTAGACTCACCGTAGGAGATGACGACGGTTTCAGCCACGGCACCAACAGCAAACAGAACAAGTTCTGACTATAGTCGGACGATCGAACTTGAATCCTATAAGCGAGCACGTCCCCAGAAGCTAAAAACACCAATACTCTCACGATAATTATTAGTCAGCATTTCCTTACGTTGCTCAGAACGCCATATAATGAAGCGAGCGCGAACCATTCCCCCCTTGCTTTCAGTCAGGAACGCGTTCACGGAGGTATGAGAAGGCGGAGACGGCGTCCGAACGGCGTTATCCGTCACGCCGAGAGAAGGACACTCTTCACAAAAAACACCCGTCATTCCCGGAAGTGAATGGGAGACTGCTGCCGCGCTTTCATTCACCGCCTTGGAAGACAAGCCACGACGCCGTCGGATCGCCGTCCTTGCAGTCGATCAGAAAACCGGTTCCGTTTCGAATCACGTAATCGCTCAAGATATCGGCGCCCACTAGATGGAGCAGAGAAAAGAGGACTCGATCTGCGTTTTCCCTCTCAGTCTACAGTATACCTCGAATGCCGTTTTCTTGAATCGTGTCGTTGAACGCGTAGGGACGAGTTCCGGTGCTCGTTGAGTTTGGACGCGGCGTCGCGCAGCGTCCCATGCATTTGAGCGCCGAAAGCGCCGATTCCTATACATaggaaagcgacgaacgGCGTCCGCGAGGAATTATAGTCAAATAGGAAATCGAAAGAATAGCAAAATACCGGCAATTCGTCGCGGCAGACGTCGTGACAATCTCTCGCCGTTGTCAGTTGAATGAGAATGAGAAAGAGCGCGAGAACGGAGATACGATAGCGGAACGCCGGCAGCGGAGGCATGGCGTCACGCGCGGCGCGGGAGAGACGGATAGAACGCGTACGTGCGACGTCCTCTTCGCCTTGCGCAATGGCATGACAACataggaaaagaaaacatatatAAGGCAAAACAGTTACGTCACCGTGGTCCCCCTCCgttaaaattgaaaaaggtAGGAATTCGATTTCCGTATCAGTTCCTCGTTTTCGACCAGAGGATGATGCAAGACAACGTCCAACAATACCAATTCGTCCCACGAACCAGGATTTCCTTGTGCAAAACGTTGAGAGAAGTCGGGTGCAATAGAAAAGGCCGGCGGGCTAGTTCTAGAAATCTGCAAGCCAAATGAAAAAAACAGGAAATTGTTTTGAGagtcaaattaattaaattactaAACAATTCCGTTCATTttgtcgtcctcgtcgtcgtcgtccgtacGTCTTTTCATTCTCGGCCGAGTTACCGGATTCTTATAGTATAGACTGATCTCATTGATGCGAGCGACGAGCCGCTCCTGTCCCTCGGGCTCGTTCCACACGAAAACGCGCACATCTTTCAACGACTCGAGCACGTGCTCGCGATCGCTCGACTTCATGACGACGGGAACgcatttctttttccagCCTAAATGGTTCAAGAGCACCAACGCCGCCATGGCAACGGGATCGTCGCTACTCGCCACGCTCTGACAATCGCGTTGCCTATCGAGAGCCTTCAGCTCTTTGCTACAGACGAAAATAATCCACTTGGCGTCCTCGAATTTCTCTCTGACGTAGCGCATGACGTCGTGGCTGCCGACGTCGTGGTCTtccgacgacgcgtcgattgCGTATTGCGTTCGAAGGTCGcagacgaaacgacgggcCGAGTGCGCGAGGACGCCGTCTCGTTGCGAGTatacgacgaagacgacggcttGACGTCGACTGTGACGTATCTCGTTCGACGGCATGAGCGGAtgggtttgaacgttcgttTCGCTCAACGAGCCTGCGTATAAaatacgttttctttctgtcgcgcgattcgacgaacgagACTTACACGGCGGGCGTCGGCACCGTTTGACGATACACGCCACCACGACCCCAACTGCAATTAGAAATAGGATAGACGACACGCTAACGGATGCGATGACCGCCAGTATGTTTGCGTGACTCTTTGACGAAGACGCGGGATCTAAGTTAAAGAATTCTGCTTATTCGAATAACGGACTTCCTTGTGCATCTCCCAAATAGCTATCGGCTCTGAAAGCGTACTGACAAAATCAATTGGGAGATACTGCGACGACTACAACCTAATGCAGACTGAGCGGGTTTCGTAGGTGTGACGTAAGGTTCTTCTCTGACTCGTTGGAACAGGAAATACTAGTCATCAAACTAATTTTCACTATGTGTACGACTTTAGCCTGGCCTATGCTATTCGGAAGATGCGCGAACACGGAACTAACTTGCAGGCGGTTGAGTGGACGACAAacgagaaaaggaagaggatGATGTTCTTGGGGAACGACTGGTTGAAGATTGCGTCGAGGTTTTCACGGGAGCGGATGACGGATGCGAGAAAGGCGAGCGAGGTACGCGTATGCCATCACTAAAGGGGCTTGATCCACTACCGTCCTGTGCACGCGTACTATCCGCATTATAGGATCGCACCTAGACgcgaaaaaaggaaattgtaAGGAGGAGACCCGGACGAGTAAAATTTTCGCTCACGCTTACCCGTACAGTGTAGacctcgtcgacggagagATCCAACATGAGACACCAAGTCCGAGCATTCTGAAAAAACGGCGCAAGCTACTTAGAAGGTGCGCTACAATCCCCCAACACAACTACTGTACCTCTGCCTGGCAATGATACACATTCAGCTTCGTTTGAACATAGAAGTACACCATAGAATATTTCACGTGATCCATTGGGCCGTCAGACGTCCAACTAATGTTCACGTCTATTCTCCCGGCGCTTTTGCTCGTGATGACGTATTTCAGATTGGTCGGCGTCGGAGGATCTGAGCATAGGGGTATTGGTTCATATAGAAACGAACACCGGAATGATTTTCTCACTTGGCCAATAATAGTTCGGTttatctgcaaaaaaaatcgtaaaatcgaattgaaaaataaattcagcaCGACTCACTTTCCCGCCAGATCATCTTCGCCATTCTCCTCGGAGGTTGGGGGTCATTACAGCTATCAAATGGCAAGGCGCTGACCTACGAATACGTATCATAGAGAAAACGCTCGCGCAACGCAGTATAACCATGATTTCATATTCGTGATTGACTCGCCACTCCATTAGTCCATACGCTTTCAGAAGGTCAGAAGAAATCGTGCATGACCCCTAACGTAAACAACGCAAAATAAAACAATTCCATcgtaaaaaaagaaaaaaaatcccaaCTCACTTGAGCCCCAGACACTAAAATGCAAAGAACTACGTCATTGTAACCGTCAGTGATTCGAAATCTGATAGTTTTATCACCACCTGGAGTGAAAATTTGCAGGAAAAACATCTATTTAGAGTCGCCTCTCTATAGAACGTGTCGCACTTGGGGTCCATCGGAACAAAGCTCTCAACGTGCCAGAATGATTATCCATTCCAACACCGAGATCCTCCTTCGACGGCGGagtcttctcgtcgcaactcgaattcgtcgcgacaTCGTCGTTGTAGCCCCACGTCCAacattcttaattaattaattaattaattaattaattaaaaatcgaaatttcttttcttcgtgaAACTACGATATACCGTCTGCGAAAagttgcgacgacggacaTTCGGAAGGCGAAGTCGCGAATAAACGCCCACTATCTGCATACGTagccacgtcgacgtcataaCGAAGAAACCAAAAAAAGCGGTATTTACCGTCGCACGTCCTACACCGGTTTTCGTTGCTTTTCGAAGCTGCGTTTGTCGTCGGGCACGTCGTTGCGCATCGCAGCAGCGCGTCTCGCTGCGACTGGCGTAGAATTTATCTCGGTTAGGAggcgaaaagaaaggcgagcTGTGCTTGCCTTCGCTGAGTTGCAGTCGCCGCTGCAGTTCGAGACGGACGCGTTCGATGAAGCTAGCACGGCGAGAATGAAGCAAACACGGAAAATCGCTGCACCCATCTTTACGGGGTCACGGAGGCGTCACAGCGTTGCAGTACGCGTGCGCAGTAACCTCACCATATATGGAACAGAGAGAATAATTGCAATTGCATCGGTTCTTAATTGAAAACCAACTGACTTGTAGATATCGGTTgtcaaaatttcaaaaaataaacTGGTATGAATTAGTAAACTTTTCGACACCTATTTCGTCTTCAACTACTTTAGATATATCGTACAGTAGTAGAAGTCAATAGCAAAGCAATGAAGTCGGCATAGGAAGCACGCAAACCTATTTTAGTGCTTGCGGATGCCGAGCGGATATGACGTAGAGGAGTTTGCACGCGTAGACGTGAGAAATGGGCTCCGCATTTCTGGTACACTTCGCGGTAATAGGCATAACCTCTATTAAAAATGCACAACGAAAGTGAAAGGCTGCCTTACGCGTAGGCTCGGGAACCGCACTATGGCTCAAGGTACACGAGGACGCATTCGTACCGGAAATTATTACAAAACGTGTTGGGAATTATCCTGATGGAACGACGACTTGCGGTAcaaattttcgacgaagcAGGAGGCGGAGAAAGGCTCTCAGAAAGCCATCGCCTCGGGTCCGCATGGTCCCACCTACGTTCTTCTGGTTATCGGCAAGCCCCTTTCGTCACGCATGAAGCACTCCCACGAGAACGAGAGAAGAATAAAAGGGAGACGAACTTCACTTCTCATACAACTCataggagaagaagaagacgaagacgatgacgactgGAATTCTACTGACTCTTCTATCGGTTCGTCTCGAATACATCTAGAAAAACCGACTCAATTTCACTTATAGGTGACCTTGCTTCCCTTGTCGACTCAAGGAGCTTCGTTGGGCTCGACTTCCATCTGTACCAAAAAGTCGACAGTCGAACTCAATGCCCTATTGAAAAACATAACGGCGCAAGTAAAATGCTTCGAAGAACAAGaccacgtcgtcgagacgaccgAAGACCCGCTGCATCCTCCGTCTGGCGTAGCATCGGCATTTACGGTGAATGCCAGCAACGGACACCTGTGTCCGTATTCCATTTACACGACGACAGACATGACGCGTTGGCCCAGTCAAATTTTCCAAGCGAAGATGCCTCGCGTGTATGAGAACTGCTTGGGGGGGTACGGACGGTGCAAATACATCGGATATTCGAAAACAATATTGCGAAGACAAGGATGCAGTAACGGGGAAGAGGTGTGGGAAGAGGAGAGGCTATGGGTCAAATTGGGAACCTATTGCCATGTGACGGcggacgaagagacgaaacTGCTCCTCAAGATAATTAACTAAACACATCGCGCACAATTTCTCGGAAGAAATAAGTTTATAGTTTTTTgcatgcaaaagaaaaatatttttgtaGTAATTTGATGTACGTTTTTATAATGGTTTACCGAATGGGACAATGATCCATTGACAAGACGCTCCTGGGGCTTTTGTcggccgttttcttcgccgTCCGGCGTTGTGGCTGAAAGCACTTCCACACGCGAAGGGTCTCATCAGCGCCGAGCGACGCGAGACAAGCGCGATCGGGACTCAAAGCGATGTGAAGAACGCGTTCGGTGTGACCCGTCAATTCGGCGactttcgtcatcttcgGATACTTCCATATAGTGACCTGATTCTCGGTGAAACCGTGAGCGGAGACGAGCTCGCGATGATCCGAAGACCAAACCAAGCCACagacctaaaaataaaagtaGACGATGGGCCCCCCGCGTGCAAAGATTCCGCCGTATTCTCACCTGCGATTTCGTATCGACGCTGCCTAGACATTGCCCGGACGCCCCATTCCAAAACTTGATACACCGATCCGCCGTTCCGGCACCGCTAGCCAAAAGAGACGACTGCCACGGACACCAGGCCAACGGCTGAGAAAACaacattaattaacaaatcgacgagttGCTACTACCAGTGGAGTGCATCTCTACCTTAACCGCGGCTTGGTGTTCACTCATCGTGTGCAGCAAGCTGACGTTAGCGATGTCGCGTCCGCACCATATATTGATTTGGTTATCGTTGCCGCCGCTCGCGAGGTAGCGCCCATTGTTCGACCAGCTCAAGCCGCACAGTTCGCCCGCGTGAGCACCGGCAAAGCAACCGACGTACGACTCGGCGACTCGGACGTCGTGCATGTACAAATCTCCGAGTCTCGATCCactgtagtagtagtagtagtacgAGAGTCAATATATCGGTGAGCACGCGCTAGATTAAAATAACCTGGCCAAGATAGGTCCGTTCCATCGTAGAGCTGCCACCCGACTCCTGTGACATCCCAGAGTGCGCACTTGCTTCTGCTTGGTCACGTCCCACAGCTATATAGAATACAACGTAATAATTTTATAAAAATCTCACAGTCTCTAGTTGTACCAGGATTTTTCCCTGGCTGCTTCCTATGCCGAGATATCTtccgaaatcgtcgaaagcCAATGATGAGCCGTATACGTCGGACTCCTCGGCTTCTCGtgagaaatcaaagatttcagtcgatttcgacgtctcgGCGTTCCACAGATAAATCACGTTGTCGAGAGCAATACTGATGACGTTCGTAGAACTCCAATCCAAAATGTTTAGATCTACGACAAAGGAACTTAGGACGAAGTGGAGTCCTTATTGACTATGAAATTATTTACAGTAGTCGTCTCTGAGATCGGGAGCGTCGA
It encodes:
- the LOC136195442 gene encoding uncharacterized protein isoform X2 codes for the protein MGAAIFRVCFILAVLASSNASVSNCSGDCNSAKSQRDALLRCATTCPTTNAASKSNENRCRTCDDSGRLFATSPSECPSSQLFADECWTWGYNDDVATNSSCDEKTPPSKEDLGVGMDNHSGTLRALFRWTPSGDKTIRFRITDGYNDVVLCILVSGAQGSCTISSDLLKAYGLMEWRVNHEYEIMVSALPFDSCNDPQPPRRMAKMIWRENKPNYYWPNPPTPTNLKYVITSKSAGRIDVNISWTSDGPMDHVKYSMVYFYVQTKLNVYHCQAENARTWCLMLDLSVDEVYTVRVRSYNADSTRAQDGSGSSPFSDGIRVPRSPFSHPSSAPVKTSTQSSTSRSPRTSSSSFSRLSSTQPPANPASSSKSHANILAVIASVSVSSILFLIAVGVVVACIVKRCRRPPCSLSETNVQTHPLMPSNEIRHSRRQAVVFVVYSQRDGVLAHSARRFVCDLRTQYAIDASSEDHDVGSHDVMRYVREKFEDAKWIIFVCSKELKALDRQRDCQSVASSDDPVAMAALVLLNHLGWKKKCVPVVMKSSDREHVLESLKDVRVFVWNEPEGQERLVARINEISLYYKNPVTRPRMKRRTDDDDEDDKMNGIV
- the LOC136195442 gene encoding uncharacterized protein isoform X1 yields the protein MGAAIFRVCFILAVLASSNASVSNCSGDCNSAKSQRDALLRCATTCPTTNAASKSNENRCRTCDDSGRLFATSPSECPSSQLFADECWTWGYNDDVATNSSCDEKTPPSKEDLGVGMDNHSGTLRALFRWTPSGDKTIRFRITDGYNDVVLCILVSGAQGSCTISSDLLKAYGLMEWRVNHEYEIMVSALPFDSCNDPQPPRRMAKMIWRENKPNYYWPNPPTPTNLKYVITSKSAGRIDVNISWTSDGPMDHVKYSMVYFYVQTKLNVYHCQAENARTWCLMLDLSVDEVYTVRVRSYNADSTRAQDGSGSSPFSDGIRVPRSPFSHPSSAPVKTSTQSSTSRSPRTSSSSFSRLSSTQPPANPASSSKSHANILAVIASVSVSSILFLIAVGVVVACIVKRCRRPPCSLSETNVQTHPLMPSNEIRHSRRQAVVFVVYSQRDGVLAHSARRFVCDLRTQYAIDASSEDHDVGSHDVMRYVREKFEDAKWIIFVCSKELKALDRQRDCQSVASSDDPVAMAALVLLNHLGWKKKCVPVVMKSSDREHVLESLKDVRVFVWNEPEGQERLVARINEISLYYKNPVTRPRMKRRTDDDDEDDKMNGIV
- the LOC136195745 gene encoding cell division cycle protein 20 homolog encodes the protein MAQAATPVDLKSRSLMSQYSPRVRATKLRKPSTRSENRVPRSRKNSKTPRKPSEIYRDRFIPDRRSTITELNSYLLLEAEDDEIAEKTREVDKKREPKTDFQRHVEKHFGVPTETKIMCYTGQRVNPKEKCTFLHSVTKSRLMKTSSSRHIPKKAERTLDAPDLRDDYYLNILDWSSTNVISIALDNVIYLWNAETSKSTEIFDFSREAEESDVYGSSLAFDDFGRYLGIGSSQGKILLWDVTKQKQVRTLGCHRSRVAALRWNGPILASGSRLGDLYMHDVRVAESYVGCFAGAHAGELCGLSWSNNGRYLASGGNDNQINIWCGRDIANVSLLHTMSEHQAAVKPLAWCPWQSSLLASGAGTADRCIKFWNGASGQCLGSVDTKSQVCGLVWSSDHRELVSAHGFTENQVTIWKYPKMTKVAELTGHTERVLHIALSPDRACLASLGADETLRVWKCFQPQRRTAKKTADKSPRSVLSMDHCPIR